TCGTAAAACCTGCAACGCCTTCTTGTTATCACTGGTAGAGAAAACCGCCAGACAATCGGAACCTGCGACCGTTGCGTAGCAGTATCGGATGTCGATCCCTGCCTCGAGCAGCTTGTGGGCTGCCATATCGAGTGTCCCCACACGATGGGTGAGGGAGGTCAGAACGGCCTCCTCCTCGGTCGTTTCAAAACCGGCCTTGTTTAGCGATTCCATCGCCCTCTCGTTATCTTCCGTCAAAAAAATGAAATAAGCCTTGTTCCCCTGTTGATAGGCGCAGAAGGCGTTGATGTTAAGCCCTACTCCTCTGATTGCTGCAGTTGCCTTGGAGAAGGCGCCGTGCTTTGCGTCAGTCGCTACCCTTATTTCCTTGATGAGGCTAATCATAAGTCCTCCTTGAGAAAGCCTTCTCACCACGGTTGACACGGAATGTCAATCAAAGCCCCTTTGGTTCGGACTGGCAAAGCCAGATCCTCGCTCACAGCCTTTCAATAATTGAGGCGACGGCCATGCCAAGTCCTGTGCAGAGGGTAACAAGCCCGTATCGCTTGTCGGTCCTTTCCAGCTCGTCAAGGATTGTTCCGACCAGCATCGCTCCAGTCGCGCCGATAGGATGCCCCAAGGCGATTGCCCCACCATTCACGTTCAGTCTTTCCCAAGAGGCCCCTTCTGTCTTAAGGTCATGCAACCAGGCGATCGGGACCGGGGCGAAAGCCTCATTCACTTCATAAAGGTCAATGTCGCGTAGTTTGAGAGAGGCCTTTTGGAGCACCTTTCGTGTGCAGGGGATAGGCCCCAGGAGCATGATAACAGGATCATCACCGATCTGTGCCGTTGCTATGATCCGGGCCCTCGGTTTCAAGCCGGTTTTTTCAAGCCCCCTTTTAGAGGTGATGAGCACAGCGCCAGCCCCATCGACAATCCCTGAGGAATTTCCGGCATGAATTTTGCCGTCCGGCTTGAAAGGAGGCTTCAGCTTTGCGAGCCCCTCGACGGTTGTCGTGGGACGCAGATGTTCATCTTTTTCCACTAAAACCTCTTGGCCGTCCGCCGTCTTGACTTTTATCGGGATTATTCCCTGTTTGAATCGCTGCTCTTCCCAGGCCCTGGCGGCGCGGTGTTGTGACTCGACTGAAAATTGATCCAGTATAAGTCGTGAGAAGTGATACCGATCGGCTATCCGTTCGGCCGAGAGTCCCTGTGAAATCAGTTCGGGATAGCGCTTTACGAGGAGTGAACCGTCCATGTTGAAATTGATATCCATCGGGACACGCGTCATATGTTCGACCCCGCTGGCGATGATGATATCTTCCTGACCTGAGAGGCAGGCATGAACGGCTGCATTAACGGCTGTGAGACCAGAGCCACAAAACCGGTTGACCGTATAACCGGCGACTGACTCGGGGAACCCCGCTGCAAGGAGGGCCTCCCTTGCAATGACATTATCCTGCTCGCCCCGCTGGCTCACGCATCCCATAATCACCTCATCAACGAGGCCGACATCGAAATGATTTCTGTTGATGAGGGCCTGTAGTGGAGCTGCTGCCAAATCAATCGGGTGAACCGTTGAGAGGCCTCCATTCCTTTTGCCTCTTGGTGTCCTGACTGCATCGACGATATAAGCCTCACTCATAGCAACCCTCCTTTATATAGAGAAATCATCCACATTTTTTGTTGGAAACCTTGTTGAAACGCCCCATTTTTCATATAGAAAATTTATTAATAATAATTAGTTACATTTGTATGCTCTTTTTTTGAGCATATTTTTTTCTAAGTTATCAACAGGTGTTAACAAGTTGTGACAATACATGTAATGTCACCGCTGGTCAAAAAACGACTCCATCTTCTGGAGAGTCTCTGCGGGAACCTCCCGTGATCTTCGATAAACGATCCTCTTTTTTCGTCCCCATCCCTCTTTTTCCTGAACCAGAATACCCAGATCTCTAAAGGAAAGGAGCGCATTCTGAAACAGAAAACGGGATACCGATTCGCTGTGGCTGATCTTTTCGCGCAGAAAATAGATATTTCCCTTACGGAGGAGCCACTTGATAATCTCCTTCTCCTCGATTCGCTGATATCCCAGTGTCCCCCATGACTTCCAGGCGACAAAATAAGCATCAATGTAGTTTCTGATGAGCGTTGCATATTGGGAGACATCCCTCTCCCTGGTTTTCTGGAGATAGACGATCTGATCCTCACGCCGGATCATTCCTCGCTGTTCCAGATAGGTTGTGATCTTTTGAAGGTGTTCGGTGAGCGGTTGGCGTTGGCTAAAGGTGAATTCGTACTTGAAGAGCTTTTTGAAAAATCGGAATTCCTCCTCAAGGGAAGTGAGCGAAACAGCCCCTTTGGGGTTTTGAAGCAAGAGGTGGGAAAAAGTGGCGAGGGAGGCCAGGAAATGGAGGGAACCATTTTTATAAAAATCGAGAAGGGGACGCTTCTCCTCAGGAATAAGATAGAAAACTCCGTCCTCGTCGTGAATCTCTCTGATGAGGTGTCGCTGGGTCAGGTCGCGCACTGACTCCTTCAGCGCCATGGAGGGAGCCTTCAGGAGTGTTTCGGAGAATAAACATCCTTTGTATTGAAGATACTGCCTGAGAGGTTCAATCTCTTCCAGTAGCCCCCTCTCAGAGATAACCTTTTGGGGATGTGACAGAAGGGCAGCGGCGACCATTGACCTGGGAGTCACCACGAACGATTTATTAATGGTATGGGTCAGCTGGTAGGCGAGTTTTTCAACCATCTCTCTCTTTTCCAGGTGGGGCAGATTCTGTGACCATTCTTTGAGTGAGAGCGTCTCGCCAAACTGGATGTAAACCTTCCCCGAACGTCTCTTGAGGTACTTTGTTAGCCGGACAAGATCAAACCTGTTCTCCGGATTTTTCATTTGGCCGGCATGTTCCTCCAGATAATTTTTCTCCTCCAGGACTGAGTCGTAGGTGATCGCGGTTGGGACCAGCAAAATTTCCTTTTCTGCTCCATGCAGATAGGACTCTACGATATGAGTCAGGATCCCCATTCGTGGTGGCAGGAGTTTTCCGGTACGGCTGCGAGTCCCTTCAATAAAGAACTCCAGGAAACATTTGTCCCGGATCAATTGCTCAATGTAGGCCTGAACGGTTGAGGCATACAGTTTATTTCCCTCATAGGAGCGTCGAATAAAAAAAGCGCCTGACTTTCTCCCAATCGGTCCCATAGGCCAAAAAGAGAGGTTGTTTCCGCCGCAGACGAGCGGCATCGGGATCCGATGCTGGTAGAAGAGGTAGTTCAATATCAGATAATCCATGTGGCTCCGATGATTCGGGACAAAGACGATTGGATGGGAGCCGGCCTGCCGTCGAAACTCCTCCAGTTTTCTTTCATCGACGACAAGCCCTTCATAAATTCCGTTAAAAACCCAGGAGAGCAGCGATTCCCAAAAGGGGAAGATCATGTAATTTTGGTCCGCCGCAATTTCGAAGAGATAGGAGCGGGCAAGGGAGGTTGCCTGTTCCTCCGTGACATGTTGCTCGCTCGCGTAATTTCTAATCACCTCCTGAAACCGGTCCTGTGAGAGGACGGCATCAATGATGGCGCGTCGCGTGCGTGGGAGATTGACCGGCGTCATCTTCACCTTGCTTCGAAGATAATTTTCAAGAGAATAGAGGAGGGATCCGCAGAAGGTTCTTATTTTTACGAAAATCGATGCAACCCCACGGAATATTCTCCCCATAAGAGGGAAAGACTAATATGAATTCTTCTATTATGGCAAGTGGCTCCCGAGGTCCGGATTTCGCTGGAGCGCTTGCTGATAATACTGTTCGTAAAGGGCCTGATTCCCCATCTCTTTCTCCGCCAACGCTTTAAAGTAATACGCCTCGGCATTGTCAGGGTCGGCCACAAGGGCGTGGTCAGACGCCTTTGCAGCCTCTTCAAACCGGCCTGATTTTAAATAAGCCTCGCCAAGATTGCTGTGAACAACGCTTTCCGTTGGATTGGATTCTGCCAACTGTCTCCAAAGGTCAATCGCCTGCTCCGTCCTCCCTGTCTGGAGATAGACCGCTGCTAAACCGTTTTGGGCCTCCAAGTTTTCAGGGATTTGTTGAAGAAGGTCCTGATAATGCTGCTCGGCAACCGCTGGATTTGTTTTTTTGTCAAAGGTGTAAAGTTCAGCGAGATTGAACTTGGAATCAAGGTGGTCCGGATTAACCGACAGGTTGTACTGAAAATATTTCTCGGCCTTGTTAAAATCGCCTTGGGCCGACTGGAGGATTCCCATCCCAAAAAGGGCCTCGGGGTCCTTGGGGTCTTTTTCGAGTTGTTGCTCGAAGAGAGATTTTGCCTCTTCAAAATTTTTGTTCTCAATCAGGGCAAGGCCAAGATCGGTGGCTAAAGCCGGATTACCCGGATTTTTATTAACCGCTTCTTTCAAAAAATCGATTGTTGCCTCTGGGCCATTAAGATTCATCATCTCTTCTGCCAGGAGACGATAGATCTCTGTTTTTTGTGCCGCATTTTCTAGTCTGGCTGTCTGATCCAGGATCAACTCCTGGGCTTCATTGGCCCTCCCTTGTTTTTGGAGGTTATTGACAAGACGCCAAAGGATCTCTCTGTTGGATTCATCGATATCCAGGAGCCGGCGCCAGACTTCGAAGGCAACTTTCTCCTGTTGATTCTCTTCAAGCCAGGTACCGATCGCAAGCAACTGAGAATAATCCTCCGGCGCGACCTCCAGGAGCCAGTGTTCAAGAAAGTCGATTGCACGCCCAGTGTTCTCCGTGGCCAATTTAAAAAACTTTGCCCCCTTGCTGGATGACTCCGGATTGGGAGGGGAGGGGAGAGATTGATTGATTTCCGAGGGATTGAGACCGTCTGTTTCTGATTTGTAAGATTCAATCCTTCTGGCTGAAGGACTTTTTCGGATCGACTTTGAATATCTAAGCCGTTCCCGATTTTTTTGAGAGAATTGATGATCGATCAGAAAATAGACCAAAAACAGCGTGAGCCCCAAGAGTTAAAGAGGATCGGTCTTTTCTGTCAGATCTTTCATGAATGACACACAGATTTTTAAACCTTGCTGAATGCACATCAATTATGGTTGATCAGCTTTTGGTTAGTATATTTTTGTTGATAAACCATTAAGTATTTCTAACTTTTAGCGGGTACAGTCGTATCCGCTAAAAGTTGAAATGCTATATTGATAGTCTTGGTTTGAGGGGAGGACGGCATCTGTCACAAAAAAGAGTTTCTATACGACACACAACAAGGCAGGACTTTAAAGCGATAAAACGACTTCTGGAGATCTCTTTTGCCGATCAAAGGCAGATTTATCGACCGAGCTCCAAAGCTGTTGCAAGAACAGCCAAAAGAATGCCCCGGTTTACCTATGTGGTGGCGATTTTCAGACAAACAATCGTAGGAACCGCCGCCTATTTTCTGACCAAAAAAAAGATTCATATTAGTCAGTGGGCCACCCATCCTCAGTGGCAACGGAGGGGAATTGCCACTCAGCTTGTTGATCATCTTGAAGAGATTGCTATTCAAGCAAAAGTATCTTTAATGACTCTTTGGACAGTTGAGGAGTCAGGGAATGTTCCTATTTTTGAACGACTTGGTTTTAAATCGGTGGAGAAAAAGGTTTCAGATATTTTTCAGTCAACTAAGGGTGATTTGATTCATGAGGTTTTGATGGTTAAGTCCATTCCCTAGGGAAAATTACATTGCCTTGTCTATTTCATCTGATACAATAGAACGACCATAAAGGAGGATCCATGGCAGAGCGTATCCGAAGAAGTTCAAAGAGTGGTAGTCGAGGTGGTTCCCATGAGTATGTGCGGGGTGGGTCTCATGAGTACGTTCGGGGGAGATCCCATGAATATGTTAGGGGGAGGTCCCATGAGTATGTGAGATCAACCCAGTCAGGTAGGGTTAATAAAAAGAGAAATTAATTCATATTTATTTTATTTCTGAATGAGATAGACCTACTCGAAAAGGGAGTGGGTTTGGTCTGTGGCGTGTAGCAGAGAGCTGCAACCTCCGGTTTTTATCAAAGTCAATCACCCTAATATCTTCATAGCCAACGGTCCGAAGCAATTCGAGTAATGTCAAACGACTTGGATTATTCCAAACGAATCCATCCCTCGAATCGCCGACAAACTCATCGGCACCTGTTTGTAAATAACTTGTCTGTGTTTCAAGAAGGCACTTGCCCCCATCTTTAAGGCAGTTATAGGTGATCCGTAAAGCAACAATCATATCAGAAAGATGACTGAGTACCCCGCAAAAATAAACGACATCATATTTTCCCTCCATTGCCTCTTTAAGATCGTAGATGGAGGCGCCTTTTAAAGAGATTTTAAGATCAAACTGGTTTGCTAAGTAGCGAAGGGTTTCTCGATAAAGGGAAGACTCTTCACAGACATCGACACAAGCTCCCAATTTGGCAAGCAAGAGAGGCTCTTTGCCAAGGCCTGGCCCAATATCAAGTATATTGAGACCACTCAAATTTAATGAGATTTCACCAGAACGAATCCAACTTTTTAATATATTGAGATCTCTCCGGCCCAGAGGGCCGTCTATTGAAAGGTCCTTGCCAAAATCGAAATTGTGGAACCAACGTGCGGTGCTAGAAGGCTCTTTTGATATTTTATCGAGATGCTTTGCTGTATCAAGAAACCATCTCTCAAATTCGAGAGGTGATTTCGCGTTAGAAGCCGTTAACTCTTCCAGGATTTTTTTGAGATGAGAATTGATCGATTCTTGATTGATAACTGATTTTACTTTGGGGCAGAGGGGATCTGATCCAAGAAATCCTGTTTCGACGCTGGAGCGACAACGGCACCCACCGCATTGATGGTTAAACTCACAAGATCCACAGGCTCCTTGGATTCCTCCCTCAGGTTCTCTCTCCAGAATACATTGAAGCCGTCTGTCTTCTGCTACCACCTCACGTAGCCTTGGTCCCAACACTTCGATGTTTCCAAGAGAGGCATCACAACTTGTACAAAGAAGAACCGTGCCATTACACTGAATGTGAAGTGATGAACCACCTGCTCCGCAGGTCTTGATTTTGTCTTCCTCCTCGATCAGAGAAACATCAAAAATATGTGCTAGGGGGTCTGTGAAACTTACCGACATCTCAGGTTCGAAATCCCTTTTTGCTAAAAGGAATTGCCTTCCCACCTCCACAAATACACTAGATACATTGTTGATTGGCTTACCCCTCCCCTGGGGTTTAACAAGTGCAACACTAATGTCTCGTGCTCCCAAATCATAAGCCAATGCACAGGTTTGGTATGCAGAGAGATAATTCTTTTCGTTGACAGTCATGTTGATAAAAAAGGGAATGTCAATCTCTCCAATAAATTTTATGAACTGTATCGTTTTTTGAAAGGCTCCCGGAAGTTCTCGGATGCGATCATGTATCTCAGCCGACGGGCCATCAAGAGATACCATAAAATGACAGCAATCGAGACTACGAATTTTTTCCAGTAGAGCAGGATTTAAGACTGTCCCATTGGTTGTTATTGAGGACCTTGATCCTTGCTCCTTAATAGTCTCCAAAAATTGTAGAAGTTGATTGTGCAAAAAAGGCTCACCTCCTGTGAGAGCAATTTGGGATAGAGACGGAAAAGCCCCTTTTACAACATCGATTCGTTTCCTAAACTGATCAAGGGAGAGCTTTCCTTTAAGATCGCGTCGGGCGTTCCTGACGCAAAAATCACAATAAAGATTACACTTCTCTATAATCTCCATGGCGATCAGATCAACAATCATAAATGAAATTCCATCGAGTATCGCCTTTGTTTAGAAAACTCATCCTATAGCATATCCTTTTTGCCGAGACTAGTTTTGCAGAGGAGCTCAGTATCAAAATGATAAAATTTATCATTTTGATAGAAAAAATGTTTTTTTGTGAACTCTTTTCGGCAATGGTCTTTCGGTCTCTAATTTAAAATTGAAATTGTTATTCAAGTACTTATTCAACCATTCTTTGTCTGCCACTGCCCACAAGCAACAATTGGGATTTTGGCATGATACTTGCATTTCACTCTCACACACAAGGAGGTTGCCATGAGCAAAAGAGCCACCACATCCAGTAGTAAGAGAATCACAAGAAAAGATGTCTCCAGACCATCGGGAAAACTCTCTGATAACGTCCGAATTTGGTTCGCGAAGGGTGGAGAAAGGCCGGCGGAAAAGCTGTCAGATAATGTTCGGATCTGGTTTGCACGCGGAAAGAAGAAGTAAATTGCATCCAAAAAAGAATACACTCTACGATCTCCAGAAGATCGACTATGCACTTGCCCATGTGATATGGAAAATCACGCTGGGCTGTAATTTTCGCTGCATCCACTGTGGCTTCGCAGCGGGGAAGCGCGATCCCAACGAGTTAACCTTGGAGGAGGCCCTTGATGTTTGTGATCAGCTTAAGGAACTCCAAGCTGAAAACGTCGTTTTGACGGGAGGGGAGCCTCTCCTTAGAAAAGATTGGCCCCTCTTGGCGAAACGACTCAGTTCCGGAACAGACCGCGTCGATAAGGTCCATATTGTTTCTAATGGATGGACGCACTCCGATCGAACCTATGAGCAGTTTCTCGATTCCGGTGTTTCTCAGCTAACCCTGAGCATCGATGGCAACCGCCAAGTACATGATCGGGTTAGGGGGCAAGGCTCTTTCGATCGCGTTGTCAATGCCATGAAGCTTGCCAACAAGTGGTCGTTTCCCTTTGGTGTCATCACTACAGTTCACAAGCTTAACCTACCCATTCTTGATGAGCTCTTTGCTATTCTCTCCGAAAATCAGGTGGTCTTCTGGCAGCTTGAACTAGCCGACGGCGTCGGCTATATGGATGTTCATCGCGACTTCATGATCGCACCTTCTGATCTGGAGCTCTTGAGCAACAAGATGATCGAGTTTCTGGAGCGGTCTGATGGTAAGATGCAAGTGGTACCAGGCAATAACCTCGGTTATTTCACCGAGGAGGATCGCATCTTACGGGGCGACTACTTTGGAGGATGCTACACCGGTTGCTTCGCCGGAATTTTTGTTATGTCGATCGAACCAAACGGGGATATCAGGGGATGTCCTGTCCTTCCCAAGGAGTTTGGCGAAGGAAATGTCCGGAAACAACGAATTCGTGATATCTGGCTAGATAAGAACAAATTCAGTTACAACCGCCAATGGGATGTTAATTCTCTATCCGGTTTTTGTGGTGGGTGTGAGCACAGCTTGACATGTCGAGGAGGCTGCATGGCCTCTCGGATCGGCGCGATTGGGGATCTTAGCCATAACCTTTACTGTCTTTACCGCGTGAAGAAAGAAAAAGAGAATGGCCGAACTCTAGAACTCCCTTCTCATCCTGGACCGATGAATCCACGCCCCCAACTTGATCCCTATGCGGAGGCGGTTTTTCTGAAGGGACGAAACCCTGATAACGAACGCCAAACGCAAGAACTCTCCAGTCAATTCTCAC
This portion of the Deltaproteobacteria bacterium genome encodes:
- a CDS encoding acetyl-CoA C-acyltransferase; its protein translation is MSEAYIVDAVRTPRGKRNGGLSTVHPIDLAAAPLQALINRNHFDVGLVDEVIMGCVSQRGEQDNVIAREALLAAGFPESVAGYTVNRFCGSGLTAVNAAVHACLSGQEDIIIASGVEHMTRVPMDINFNMDGSLLVKRYPELISQGLSAERIADRYHFSRLILDQFSVESQHRAARAWEEQRFKQGIIPIKVKTADGQEVLVEKDEHLRPTTTVEGLAKLKPPFKPDGKIHAGNSSGIVDGAGAVLITSKRGLEKTGLKPRARIIATAQIGDDPVIMLLGPIPCTRKVLQKASLKLRDIDLYEVNEAFAPVPIAWLHDLKTEGASWERLNVNGGAIALGHPIGATGAMLVGTILDELERTDKRYGLVTLCTGLGMAVASIIERL
- a CDS encoding 1-acyl-sn-glycerol-3-phosphate acyltransferase translates to MGRIFRGVASIFVKIRTFCGSLLYSLENYLRSKVKMTPVNLPRTRRAIIDAVLSQDRFQEVIRNYASEQHVTEEQATSLARSYLFEIAADQNYMIFPFWESLLSWVFNGIYEGLVVDERKLEEFRRQAGSHPIVFVPNHRSHMDYLILNYLFYQHRIPMPLVCGGNNLSFWPMGPIGRKSGAFFIRRSYEGNKLYASTVQAYIEQLIRDKCFLEFFIEGTRSRTGKLLPPRMGILTHIVESYLHGAEKEILLVPTAITYDSVLEEKNYLEEHAGQMKNPENRFDLVRLTKYLKRRSGKVYIQFGETLSLKEWSQNLPHLEKREMVEKLAYQLTHTINKSFVVTPRSMVAAALLSHPQKVISERGLLEEIEPLRQYLQYKGCLFSETLLKAPSMALKESVRDLTQRHLIREIHDEDGVFYLIPEEKRPLLDFYKNGSLHFLASLATFSHLLLQNPKGAVSLTSLEEEFRFFKKLFKYEFTFSQRQPLTEHLQKITTYLEQRGMIRREDQIVYLQKTRERDVSQYATLIRNYIDAYFVAWKSWGTLGYQRIEEKEIIKWLLRKGNIYFLREKISHSESVSRFLFQNALLSFRDLGILVQEKEGWGRKKRIVYRRSREVPAETLQKMESFFDQR
- a CDS encoding tetratricopeptide repeat protein, with protein sequence MGLTLFLVYFLIDHQFSQKNRERLRYSKSIRKSPSARRIESYKSETDGLNPSEINQSLPSPPNPESSSKGAKFFKLATENTGRAIDFLEHWLLEVAPEDYSQLLAIGTWLEENQQEKVAFEVWRRLLDIDESNREILWRLVNNLQKQGRANEAQELILDQTARLENAAQKTEIYRLLAEEMMNLNGPEATIDFLKEAVNKNPGNPALATDLGLALIENKNFEEAKSLFEQQLEKDPKDPEALFGMGILQSAQGDFNKAEKYFQYNLSVNPDHLDSKFNLAELYTFDKKTNPAVAEQHYQDLLQQIPENLEAQNGLAAVYLQTGRTEQAIDLWRQLAESNPTESVVHSNLGEAYLKSGRFEEAAKASDHALVADPDNAEAYYFKALAEKEMGNQALYEQYYQQALQRNPDLGSHLP
- a CDS encoding GNAT family N-acetyltransferase encodes the protein MKCYIDSLGLRGGRHLSQKRVSIRHTTRQDFKAIKRLLEISFADQRQIYRPSSKAVARTAKRMPRFTYVVAIFRQTIVGTAAYFLTKKKIHISQWATHPQWQRRGIATQLVDHLEEIAIQAKVSLMTLWTVEESGNVPIFERLGFKSVEKKVSDIFQSTKGDLIHEVLMVKSIP
- a CDS encoding radical SAM protein: MIVDLIAMEIIEKCNLYCDFCVRNARRDLKGKLSLDQFRKRIDVVKGAFPSLSQIALTGGEPFLHNQLLQFLETIKEQGSRSSITTNGTVLNPALLEKIRSLDCCHFMVSLDGPSAEIHDRIRELPGAFQKTIQFIKFIGEIDIPFFINMTVNEKNYLSAYQTCALAYDLGARDISVALVKPQGRGKPINNVSSVFVEVGRQFLLAKRDFEPEMSVSFTDPLAHIFDVSLIEEEDKIKTCGAGGSSLHIQCNGTVLLCTSCDASLGNIEVLGPRLREVVAEDRRLQCILEREPEGGIQGACGSCEFNHQCGGCRCRSSVETGFLGSDPLCPKVKSVINQESINSHLKKILEELTASNAKSPLEFERWFLDTAKHLDKISKEPSSTARWFHNFDFGKDLSIDGPLGRRDLNILKSWIRSGEISLNLSGLNILDIGPGLGKEPLLLAKLGACVDVCEESSLYRETLRYLANQFDLKISLKGASIYDLKEAMEGKYDVVYFCGVLSHLSDMIVALRITYNCLKDGGKCLLETQTSYLQTGADEFVGDSRDGFVWNNPSRLTLLELLRTVGYEDIRVIDFDKNRRLQLSATRHRPNPLPFRVGLSHSEIK
- a CDS encoding radical SAM protein, producing the protein MHPKKNTLYDLQKIDYALAHVIWKITLGCNFRCIHCGFAAGKRDPNELTLEEALDVCDQLKELQAENVVLTGGEPLLRKDWPLLAKRLSSGTDRVDKVHIVSNGWTHSDRTYEQFLDSGVSQLTLSIDGNRQVHDRVRGQGSFDRVVNAMKLANKWSFPFGVITTVHKLNLPILDELFAILSENQVVFWQLELADGVGYMDVHRDFMIAPSDLELLSNKMIEFLERSDGKMQVVPGNNLGYFTEEDRILRGDYFGGCYTGCFAGIFVMSIEPNGDIRGCPVLPKEFGEGNVRKQRIRDIWLDKNKFSYNRQWDVNSLSGFCGGCEHSLTCRGGCMASRIGAIGDLSHNLYCLYRVKKEKENGRTLELPSHPGPMNPRPQLDPYAEAVFLKGRNPDNERQTQELSSQFSPVASPQKILEINKGQMAVATTMIRREVNENGVPSTSPKTASMRK